Proteins from a genomic interval of Rhodopseudomonas julia:
- a CDS encoding methanol/ethanol family PQQ-dependent dehydrogenase has protein sequence MGRIVTALCAGLGLVILMGPAFSNEKLIEMEKNAKEWVMPTGNYANHRFSELDQINKDNVGDLQVAWTFSTGVLRGHEGGPLVINDMMYVHTPFPNIVYALDLNNDGAIKWKYEPVQDSSVIPIMCCDTVNRGPAYAPEGEGHPAMLILSQADTTVVALNAETGEEVWKVKNGDPGKAESATSAPLVYKDKVLIGVSGAEFGVRGRVTVYSLADGSVAWKAFSTGPDEDMLVDPEKTMALGKPIGKDSSLQSWEGDQWKTGGGTTWGWYAYDPDLNLIYYGTGNPSTWNPNQRPGDNKYSMTIFARDADTGMAKWLYQMTPHDEWDYDGVNEMILVDLEIDGEMVKALVHFDRNGIAYTMNRETGELLLAKKYDPAVNWTSGVDMDKDSETYGRPTVVSDYSTDAQGEDTNVEGICPAALGTKDQQPAAYSPKTQMFYVPTNHVCMDYEPFRVSYTAGQPYVGATVSMYPAPDSHGGMGNFIAWDARKGEIVWSIPEQFSAWGGALATAGDVVFYGTLEGYLKAVDIETGKELYRFKTPSGIIGNVNTYEHDGKQYIAVLSGVGGWAGIGLAAGLLSPETAAGWHEAVDQGREQGDTEAQVGTAGLGAVGGYSGLANFTNLGGVLTVFALPD, from the coding sequence ATGGGTCGCATCGTGACGGCGCTTTGCGCCGGGCTTGGGCTCGTCATATTGATGGGGCCAGCATTCTCTAATGAAAAACTCATTGAAATGGAGAAGAACGCGAAAGAGTGGGTCATGCCCACCGGCAATTATGCCAATCACCGCTTCTCCGAGCTCGATCAAATCAACAAGGACAATGTCGGCGATCTGCAGGTCGCATGGACGTTTTCAACCGGCGTCCTGCGTGGTCATGAAGGCGGACCACTCGTCATCAATGACATGATGTACGTGCATACGCCGTTTCCGAACATCGTCTATGCGCTCGACCTCAACAACGACGGCGCCATCAAATGGAAATATGAGCCGGTTCAGGATTCGAGCGTGATCCCGATCATGTGCTGCGACACGGTCAATCGCGGCCCAGCCTATGCGCCGGAAGGCGAGGGCCATCCGGCGATGTTGATCCTCAGTCAGGCGGATACGACGGTCGTGGCCCTCAACGCCGAAACCGGCGAAGAGGTCTGGAAGGTCAAAAACGGCGACCCCGGCAAGGCGGAAAGTGCGACCTCGGCGCCCCTGGTCTACAAGGACAAGGTGCTGATCGGCGTCTCCGGTGCCGAATTCGGCGTGCGTGGCCGGGTCACCGTCTACAGTCTTGCCGACGGCTCGGTCGCCTGGAAGGCGTTCTCCACTGGTCCGGACGAAGACATGCTCGTCGACCCGGAAAAGACGATGGCGCTCGGTAAGCCGATCGGCAAGGATTCCAGCCTTCAAAGCTGGGAAGGCGACCAGTGGAAGACCGGTGGCGGCACCACCTGGGGCTGGTACGCCTATGACCCGGATCTGAACCTCATTTATTACGGAACGGGCAATCCATCGACGTGGAACCCGAACCAGCGGCCGGGCGACAACAAATACTCGATGACGATCTTTGCGCGCGATGCCGATACGGGCATGGCGAAGTGGCTCTATCAAATGACGCCGCACGACGAGTGGGATTATGACGGCGTCAACGAGATGATCCTGGTCGATCTCGAAATCGACGGCGAGATGGTGAAAGCGCTCGTGCATTTCGACCGCAACGGGATTGCCTACACCATGAATCGCGAGACGGGCGAACTCCTGCTTGCCAAGAAATACGACCCCGCAGTCAATTGGACGAGCGGCGTCGACATGGACAAGGACAGCGAGACGTATGGTCGGCCCACGGTGGTGAGCGACTATTCCACCGATGCGCAGGGTGAGGACACCAACGTCGAGGGCATCTGCCCAGCGGCGCTCGGCACCAAGGACCAGCAGCCGGCCGCTTATTCGCCGAAGACCCAGATGTTCTATGTCCCGACGAACCATGTGTGCATGGATTACGAGCCGTTCCGCGTCAGCTACACCGCCGGCCAGCCCTATGTGGGTGCGACCGTGTCGATGTATCCGGCACCGGACAGCCATGGCGGCATGGGCAATTTCATCGCCTGGGATGCCAGGAAGGGCGAGATCGTCTGGTCGATCCCCGAACAGTTCTCAGCCTGGGGCGGTGCACTCGCCACGGCCGGCGACGTCGTCTTCTACGGCACGCTCGAAGGGTATCTCAAGGCGGTCGATATCGAGACCGGTAAGGAGCTCTACAGGTTCAAGACGCCTTCCGGAATCATCGGCAACGTCAACACCTACGAGCATGACGGCAAGCAGTATATCGCCGTCCTTTCGGGTGTCGGGGGCTGGGCCGGCATCGGGCTTGCGGCGGGTCTCCTGTCGCCCGAAACGGCTGCAGGTTGGCACGAGGCTGTCGATCAGGGGCGTGAGCAGGGGGATACGGAGGCTCAGGTCGGTACGGCCGGCCTTGGCGCGGTCGGCGGCTATTCGGGCCTTGCCAACTTCACCAATCTCGGTGGCGTGCTGACGGTCTTCGCGCTTCCCGATTGA
- a CDS encoding c-type cytochrome, methanol metabolism-related has protein sequence MLARSMVALVFALVCGFLASAAVAQDTPGDPAIAEDRDGKYFDADGTPTFKFENGEVDWYTFSGYRRYHAACHVCHGPDGLGSSYAPALAHSLERLDYAHFLAVVAGGRENVSSSQKNVMPSFGTNPNVMCYIDDIYVYLRARAQGDLPRGRPPKKEKKPESFMKAENDCLGT, from the coding sequence ATGCTCGCTCGCAGCATGGTCGCGCTTGTCTTTGCTCTTGTCTGTGGATTTCTGGCTTCTGCCGCTGTTGCACAGGATACTCCGGGGGATCCCGCCATCGCGGAGGACCGAGACGGAAAATACTTCGACGCCGACGGGACGCCCACTTTCAAGTTCGAGAACGGGGAAGTCGACTGGTATACGTTCTCCGGTTATCGCCGCTATCATGCCGCCTGCCATGTCTGCCATGGCCCCGACGGTCTTGGGTCGAGCTATGCGCCGGCACTCGCCCATTCGCTCGAACGTCTCGATTACGCGCATTTCCTGGCGGTCGTCGCCGGTGGACGCGAGAATGTCTCCAGCTCGCAGAAGAACGTCATGCCGTCCTTCGGCACCAACCCGAACGTGATGTGCTACATCGACGACATCTACGTCTATCTGAGGGCGCGAGCGCAAGGAGATCTGCCACGCGGCCGTCCGCCCAAGAAGGAAAAGAAGCCGGAGTCCTTCATGAAGGCGGAAAACGATTGTCTCGGCACATGA